In a single window of the Acetivibrio clariflavus DSM 19732 genome:
- a CDS encoding putative glycoside hydrolase, producing the protein MIKKLAAKSVKNKAILFFLISAMVFSMSSCGNKNPSDKNNPQPNITIGNENADNTGNDESTPEPDASPSPADEGQQDSDTVKKDIKVKALYLTGWTVGSSERVQHYIDLAKNTEINSYVVDIKDDDGYVGYESNVPAVREAGAWKKKYDVDSVLKAFHDNDIHVIGRLVCFKDPVYSQKNPSLAIKKTDGTLWKENLGGGKYATWLNPYEKETWDYLISIAKEAVERGFDEIQFDYVRFPNGAKKVTDFSRYNKEKYEAINEFLAYAKKELPGVVISADVFGIICESPADTEDIGQYLELIGKDIDYISPMVYPSHYALGQTVNGVTFAKPDFEPYAVVYNSLIKAKNRISAVDGYKADIRAYLQDFTASWLGTGYYKKYGPEEVRQQIQAVYDAGYEEWILWNAGNKYSESALLKE; encoded by the coding sequence ATGATAAAAAAATTGGCAGCGAAAAGTGTTAAAAACAAAGCAATACTATTTTTTTTGATATCCGCAATGGTATTCTCGATGTCGTCATGTGGAAATAAGAATCCATCGGATAAAAATAATCCTCAGCCTAATATTACTATAGGCAATGAAAACGCTGATAATACCGGAAACGATGAATCTACTCCGGAGCCTGATGCAAGTCCAAGTCCTGCAGATGAAGGACAACAAGATAGCGATACAGTGAAAAAGGATATTAAAGTTAAAGCTTTATATCTTACAGGCTGGACTGTTGGAAGTTCTGAAAGAGTGCAGCATTATATTGACCTGGCAAAGAATACGGAAATAAATTCCTATGTAGTTGATATAAAAGATGATGATGGATATGTAGGTTATGAGTCAAATGTTCCGGCTGTTAGAGAAGCCGGCGCATGGAAGAAAAAATACGATGTCGATAGCGTTTTAAAAGCATTTCACGATAACGACATACATGTAATAGGAAGGCTTGTGTGTTTTAAAGATCCTGTTTATTCGCAAAAAAATCCTTCTTTAGCTATAAAGAAAACCGATGGAACTCTATGGAAAGAAAACCTGGGTGGCGGTAAATATGCAACATGGCTTAATCCATATGAAAAAGAGACCTGGGATTATTTGATTTCTATTGCTAAGGAAGCTGTAGAGAGGGGATTTGATGAAATACAGTTTGACTATGTAAGATTTCCTAACGGTGCGAAAAAGGTGACCGATTTTAGTAGATATAATAAAGAGAAATATGAAGCTATAAATGAATTTTTGGCCTATGCAAAAAAAGAGCTGCCTGGAGTTGTTATATCAGCAGATGTATTTGGTATAATTTGTGAAAGCCCGGCTGATACGGAGGATATAGGACAATATCTTGAACTGATCGGTAAGGATATAGATTATATTTCACCTATGGTTTATCCGTCTCATTACGCATTGGGTCAGACTGTTAACGGAGTAACCTTCGCCAAACCGGATTTTGAACCTTATGCTGTAGTATATAACAGTCTTATAAAAGCTAAAAACAGGATTTCGGCGGTTGATGGATACAAAGCAGATATAAGGGCTTATCTGCAAGATTTCACAGCTTCATGGCTCGGTACAGGTTATTACAAAAAGTATGGACCGGAAGAGGTTAGGCAGCAAATACAAGCAGTTTATGATGCAGGCTATGAAGAATGGATACTTTGGAATGCAGGCAATAAATATTCCGAGTCTGCTTTGTTGAAAGAGTAA
- a CDS encoding metal-dependent hydrolase: MDPITHGVIGLAVAKITGNEISLNDAVTISIVIGSIFPDIDIVFQKWGDYTYLKNHRGLTHSILGLIVSSVFMSVLLKFIYKGISIYQIFLWFLLGELAHSGFDLLNSYGAKLLWPFCSKKFSLGILNSFDPLFISTLIGYIISQPKYENITLILFVSYIGFRILMKRIVLKDIYKNFSGKCQKLSLLPSMTGLFRWHFILEEPGRNVVGEKNLLKRSIKIFKVLDKIEEEVLKKVSFSYVGKFFNEFTPAYHVLCENIGNVTRYIFIDLRYYIRGDFLHHAILEMDKDDNVVSASFNPYSMDRINPIPNPDLRLNNTLFSRFKVFLEIN; this comes from the coding sequence ATGGATCCCATAACACATGGAGTTATCGGCCTTGCTGTTGCAAAAATCACCGGAAATGAGATCTCTTTAAATGATGCAGTTACTATAAGTATTGTGATCGGATCGATTTTTCCTGATATTGATATTGTTTTTCAGAAATGGGGGGATTATACCTACTTAAAAAATCATAGGGGTCTTACCCATTCGATTTTAGGACTTATTGTTTCCTCAGTTTTTATGTCTGTTCTGTTGAAATTTATTTATAAGGGAATTAGCATATACCAAATATTTTTATGGTTCTTGCTGGGCGAATTGGCTCATTCCGGTTTTGACTTGTTAAACTCTTATGGTGCAAAGCTTCTGTGGCCTTTTTGCAGCAAAAAATTTTCTTTGGGTATTTTAAACTCTTTTGACCCGCTATTTATATCAACTTTGATAGGATATATAATTTCCCAGCCTAAGTATGAAAATATTACTCTTATTCTGTTTGTTTCTTATATCGGGTTTAGAATTTTAATGAAACGGATTGTTTTAAAGGATATTTATAAAAATTTCAGCGGCAAATGCCAAAAGTTAAGTTTATTGCCTTCGATGACCGGTCTTTTCAGGTGGCATTTCATATTAGAGGAGCCGGGGAGAAATGTAGTAGGAGAAAAGAATTTATTAAAAAGAAGCATCAAGATATTTAAGGTGCTTGATAAGATAGAGGAAGAAGTTCTTAAAAAGGTTTCCTTTTCTTATGTGGGAAAGTTTTTTAATGAGTTTACACCGGCTTATCACGTACTATGTGAAAACATAGGGAATGTGACCAGATATATATTTATTGATTTAAGATATTACATAAGAGGCGACTTTTTGCATCACGCAATACTTGAAATGGATAAGGATGACAATGTTGTTAGTGCCAGCTTCAATCCGTATTCAATGGATAGAATAAATCCAATACCCAACCCTGACTTGAGATTGAATAATACACTTTTTTCAAGATTCAAGGTTTTTTTGGAAATCAACTAA
- a CDS encoding acyl-CoA dehydratase activase, with translation MRILGIDLGSRSVKIAVFEDDKFISGKVYDTAVFYRDYCSNENSIIKVDFGKLEIDNIEKIISTGYGRNNVNVNNAEVITELKAHTFGAVWQTGLKDFTLLDIGGQDSKVISVKNGRMSDMVLNDKCAASCGRYLENMANVIGISIDEMKKYYNDPVELSSTCAVFGESELIGRISEGYAVPRLAAGVNYSLYKRIKPILARFPAENLVLTGGVANNEALVYFIKSDLGWGKIIVPDNPQLNGAIGCCAYYLSKGVNSK, from the coding sequence ATGAGAATATTGGGAATTGATTTGGGAAGCCGATCGGTTAAAATTGCAGTTTTTGAAGATGATAAATTTATATCGGGAAAAGTATATGATACGGCTGTTTTTTATAGAGATTACTGCAGCAATGAAAATAGCATTATCAAAGTAGATTTTGGCAAGCTTGAGATTGATAATATTGAGAAAATAATCAGTACTGGTTATGGAAGAAATAATGTCAATGTCAATAATGCTGAAGTTATTACCGAATTGAAAGCCCATACTTTTGGTGCGGTATGGCAAACCGGACTAAAGGATTTTACGCTTTTGGATATAGGGGGGCAGGATAGCAAAGTTATATCTGTTAAAAACGGCAGAATGTCAGATATGGTTTTAAATGACAAGTGCGCCGCATCCTGCGGGAGATACCTTGAAAACATGGCTAATGTGATAGGTATAAGCATTGATGAGATGAAAAAATACTATAATGACCCTGTGGAACTGAGTTCGACTTGTGCGGTGTTCGGCGAATCAGAACTTATCGGCAGAATTTCTGAAGGCTATGCCGTACCTCGACTGGCAGCAGGAGTGAATTATTCATTGTATAAAAGAATAAAACCCATACTTGCAAGATTTCCTGCGGAAAATCTTGTTTTGACCGGTGGAGTTGCAAATAATGAGGCACTTGTTTATTTTATCAAGTCGGACCTTGGCTGGGGAAAGATAATAGTGCCGGATAATCCGCAACTCAATGGTGCAATTGGTTGCTGTGCCTATTATTTAAGTAAGGGAGTCAATTCAAAGTAG
- a CDS encoding 2-hydroxyacyl-CoA dehydratase family protein, giving the protein MKSIGFTTSIPVEIIYSAGFKPVDLNNIFITDKNAAKLIEQAENDGFPRNTCSWIKGIYSAVLNSEDIDTVISVVEGDCSNARALSEVLNLKGIKCIPFSYPNSRNYQALKAEMDKLCREFNTSFEQAIYIKKQLDLIRKRLAYIDELTWKHNKVSGFENHIWQVSSSDFEGDYRAFGEKLEKEIAVIEKREPFSERVRLGYIGVPPINSDLYDLVEEMGARIVYNEVQRQFTMADGIDIDDLVEVYRIFTYPYDLYGRIRDIKNQIEIRKIDGIIHYTQAFCFRGIEDIVLRKELDVPILTLEGDRPGTVDPRSRLRIESFIDMLT; this is encoded by the coding sequence TTGAAAAGTATTGGATTTACAACAAGTATACCGGTGGAAATAATATATAGTGCCGGTTTTAAACCTGTAGATTTAAACAATATTTTTATTACCGATAAAAATGCTGCAAAACTTATTGAGCAAGCTGAAAATGACGGTTTTCCGAGAAACACATGTTCCTGGATAAAGGGAATATATTCTGCTGTGCTTAACTCGGAGGACATTGATACGGTAATTAGTGTAGTGGAAGGCGACTGTTCCAATGCAAGAGCGCTTTCAGAGGTTTTAAATCTAAAAGGTATTAAATGTATTCCTTTTTCTTACCCGAATTCCAGAAACTATCAGGCTTTAAAAGCTGAGATGGATAAATTATGCCGTGAATTTAATACAAGTTTTGAGCAAGCTATATATATAAAGAAGCAATTGGATTTAATCAGGAAACGTCTGGCATATATTGATGAACTGACCTGGAAGCACAACAAAGTGTCAGGTTTTGAAAATCACATCTGGCAGGTATCTAGCAGTGACTTTGAGGGAGATTACAGGGCTTTTGGAGAAAAACTTGAGAAGGAAATTGCCGTTATCGAGAAAAGGGAACCTTTTTCGGAAAGAGTCAGGCTTGGGTACATTGGAGTGCCTCCCATAAACAGTGATTTATATGATCTGGTCGAAGAAATGGGAGCCAGAATAGTTTACAATGAAGTTCAAAGGCAGTTTACCATGGCCGATGGAATAGATATTGACGACTTGGTTGAGGTTTACAGAATTTTTACTTATCCCTATGATTTATATGGTAGAATTCGGGATATAAAGAATCAGATTGAGATAAGAAAAATAGACGGAATTATTCACTATACCCAAGCTTTTTGCTTTAGAGGTATAGAGGATATTGTTTTAAGAAAAGAATTGGATGTGCCTATTCTTACCCTTGAGGGCGACCGGCCCGGAACGGTAGATCCGAGAAGCAGACTCAGGATAGAATCCTTTATTGACATGTTAACGTAA
- a CDS encoding vitamin B12-dependent ribonucleotide reductase: MNLTENAIKVLEKRYLSKDENGVLLEDPEGMFRRVAKTVALADKDYVSAEELDKIEQEFFDMMYNLEFLPNSPTLMNAGRPLGQLSACFVLPIEDTMEGIFETIKNAALIHKSGGGTGFSFSRLRPKGATVNSTGGVASGPVSFMKVFNAATEAVKQGGTRRGANMGILRVDHPDILEFITCKKDNSDITNFNISVGITEEFMSAVESGGDYDLVDPHSGKITGRLNAKKVFDLIVEMAWTNGEPGIIFLDRLNKDNVTPELGEIESTNPCGEQPLLPYEACNLGSINLSAMVKSINGTPDVDYDKLGATVKKAVHFLDNVIDVNKYPLPEIEEMTRGTRKIGLGVMGWADMLCKLNIPYNSEKAVKLAEKVMRFIQEESRKASIELAEKKGVFPYYEKSIYKDLGIRVRNATTTTIAPTGTLSIIAGVSSGIEPLFAISYIRNVMDNEELIEVNPIFKEIAIIDGFYSDDLMRRIANKGTIQGFPEIPKWVQNVFVTSHDISPQWHVRMQAAFQKYTDNAVSKTVNLRNEATREDVAEVFMQAYKTYCKGVTIYRDGSRDLQVLNIGKVKGKEQNSDNEQTEKSPVNSIVPRPRPEITTGFTEKVKIGCGNLYITVNYDENGICEVFTNTGRAGGCPSQSEATARLVSIALRSGIDHKYLVEQLKGIRCPSTIRQKGLKVMSCPDAIGRLIEKVAKIQDGNNLTSEELSISEEQKFQVPTAKRYRNVEERVDTESQAVCPECGKLVEHEGGCVVCRNCGFSKCG; the protein is encoded by the coding sequence ATGAATTTAACAGAAAACGCTATAAAAGTTCTTGAAAAAAGGTACCTGTCCAAAGATGAAAATGGCGTTTTATTAGAAGACCCTGAAGGTATGTTTAGGAGAGTAGCGAAAACGGTAGCACTTGCTGATAAAGATTATGTATCGGCAGAAGAATTAGATAAGATTGAACAGGAATTTTTTGATATGATGTATAATCTTGAGTTTTTGCCCAATTCTCCAACATTAATGAATGCAGGAAGGCCCTTAGGACAGTTAAGTGCCTGTTTTGTTCTTCCAATAGAAGATACAATGGAGGGTATTTTTGAGACTATAAAAAATGCAGCATTAATTCATAAAAGTGGTGGCGGAACAGGCTTTAGTTTTTCAAGGTTACGTCCAAAAGGAGCAACAGTAAATTCAACCGGTGGGGTAGCCAGCGGTCCTGTAAGCTTTATGAAAGTTTTTAATGCAGCTACAGAAGCAGTTAAACAAGGCGGTACAAGAAGAGGGGCCAATATGGGTATCCTCCGTGTAGACCATCCGGACATTCTTGAATTTATAACATGCAAAAAGGATAATTCAGATATTACCAATTTTAATATAAGTGTTGGCATTACGGAAGAGTTTATGAGTGCCGTGGAATCCGGTGGGGATTATGATTTGGTTGATCCTCATTCTGGAAAAATTACAGGCAGGCTTAATGCCAAAAAAGTATTTGACCTAATTGTTGAAATGGCTTGGACAAACGGTGAGCCCGGAATTATATTTTTAGACAGGTTAAATAAGGACAATGTCACTCCGGAACTGGGAGAAATAGAAAGTACCAATCCATGCGGAGAACAGCCTCTTCTTCCCTATGAAGCGTGTAACCTTGGGTCGATAAACTTAAGTGCCATGGTAAAAAGCATCAATGGTACTCCCGATGTAGATTATGATAAATTGGGTGCTACAGTTAAAAAAGCAGTACACTTCCTTGACAATGTCATAGATGTGAATAAATATCCCCTTCCCGAAATTGAAGAAATGACCAGGGGAACAAGAAAGATAGGTCTTGGAGTTATGGGATGGGCAGATATGCTTTGCAAGCTTAATATACCTTACAACTCTGAAAAGGCTGTTAAGCTTGCTGAAAAAGTTATGCGTTTTATACAGGAAGAGTCGAGAAAGGCATCCATTGAGCTGGCAGAAAAAAAAGGTGTGTTCCCCTATTATGAAAAGAGTATTTACAAAGATCTTGGAATTAGGGTGCGTAACGCAACTACAACAACAATTGCACCTACCGGTACACTGAGTATAATTGCCGGGGTGTCAAGCGGAATAGAACCTTTATTTGCAATATCCTATATAAGAAATGTTATGGACAATGAAGAGCTTATAGAAGTAAATCCGATATTTAAAGAGATTGCAATAATAGACGGTTTTTACTCTGATGATTTAATGAGAAGAATAGCTAATAAAGGTACAATACAAGGTTTCCCTGAAATACCGAAATGGGTTCAAAATGTATTTGTTACTTCCCATGATATATCGCCCCAGTGGCATGTAAGAATGCAGGCGGCTTTCCAGAAATATACCGATAATGCTGTATCCAAGACAGTGAATTTGAGAAATGAGGCAACCAGGGAAGATGTGGCCGAAGTATTCATGCAAGCCTATAAGACCTATTGCAAGGGCGTTACTATATACAGAGACGGAAGCAGGGACTTGCAGGTACTCAATATAGGCAAAGTTAAAGGTAAAGAACAGAATTCGGATAATGAACAAACAGAAAAATCGCCTGTCAATAGTATAGTTCCAAGACCCAGACCGGAGATAACCACAGGATTTACGGAAAAGGTAAAAATCGGGTGCGGTAATTTATATATTACAGTTAATTATGATGAAAACGGAATATGTGAAGTATTTACCAATACCGGCCGTGCAGGCGGATGTCCATCTCAATCGGAGGCAACGGCTAGACTTGTTTCCATAGCATTAAGGTCGGGTATTGATCATAAATATTTAGTAGAACAGCTTAAAGGTATACGTTGCCCTTCTACAATAAGGCAGAAAGGTCTTAAAGTAATGTCTTGTCCCGATGCGATAGGAAGACTTATTGAGAAAGTTGCAAAAATTCAGGACGGAAATAATTTGACGTCTGAAGAACTTAGTATTTCGGAGGAACAGAAATTCCAGGTACCAACAGCTAAAAGGTACCGAAATGTAGAAGAAAGGGTAGATACCGAATCCCAGGCAGTTTGCCCCGAGTGCGGAAAACTTGTTGAACACGAAGGTGGATGCGTAGTATGCAGAAATTGCGGATTTTCTAAGTGCGGATGA
- the queC gene encoding 7-cyano-7-deazaguanine synthase QueC: MKRAIVLLSGGLDSTTCLSVALAKGYEVYPISFDYGQRHKKELDCVRQIVKYYDIKNHKLIHIDNVGGSALTDSNINVPDYEGTSNIPVTYVPARNIIFLSYAVGYAEVVDADAIFIGVNAIDYSGYPDCRPEFIEAFERMIKVGTKRGVEGKPIKIETPLLKLSKAEIIKLAYENKAPLHLTTSCYRGGDKACGVCDSCVLRLKGFKEAGIEDPIEYSIDVEEKFRTL; encoded by the coding sequence ATGAAAAGAGCAATAGTTCTTCTTTCGGGTGGTCTTGACAGTACTACATGTTTATCGGTGGCTTTGGCAAAAGGTTATGAGGTTTATCCTATATCCTTTGATTATGGACAGCGCCACAAGAAAGAACTTGATTGTGTAAGGCAAATAGTAAAGTATTATGATATAAAAAATCATAAATTAATTCACATTGACAATGTAGGAGGCAGTGCCTTAACTGATTCAAACATCAATGTGCCGGATTACGAAGGAACATCAAATATACCCGTAACTTATGTACCGGCTAGAAATATCATATTTTTAAGCTATGCAGTTGGATATGCTGAAGTTGTAGATGCCGATGCTATTTTTATAGGGGTAAATGCTATAGATTATAGCGGTTATCCCGACTGCAGGCCTGAGTTTATAGAAGCTTTTGAAAGGATGATAAAAGTCGGAACCAAAAGAGGTGTGGAAGGAAAACCGATAAAGATCGAAACTCCTCTGTTGAAGCTAAGCAAGGCTGAAATTATAAAACTTGCATACGAAAACAAGGCACCCCTTCATCTCACAACCAGTTGCTACAGGGGTGGGGATAAAGCCTGCGGAGTTTGTGATAGCTGTGTATTAAGGCTTAAAGGGTTTAAAGAGGCAGGTATTGAGGATCCAATAGAATATTCGATTGATGTAGAGGAAAAGTTTCGGACATTGTAA
- a CDS encoding LCP family protein, whose product MKVRKIVFWTSLIFSILLFAQGIYTLKSFNSEDIQYFSENTPIIKTEYQSKDSAIHDSVNMLVLGLDDEELRSDVIALINFNPEKKNINILSIARDTRVKTKGKYGKINALISKGGEELVISEVEKITGLKVDYYVTLNFKGFREIVDVMGGVEIDVPMDMKYDDPVQNLHIHLKKGKQILDGEKAEQFVRYRKGNRKGEGYEDGDLGRIEAQQLFFKEFIKQKFKAKYILKAGSIFSILNENMKTNVKISDIDFFVRQFKNIKINEINTFTLPGESVYKNGVWYYIYNEKKTNELIKNNFR is encoded by the coding sequence ATGAAGGTAAGAAAAATTGTTTTTTGGACAAGTTTAATATTTTCGATTCTATTGTTTGCTCAAGGTATATATACGCTAAAATCCTTTAATTCTGAGGATATACAGTACTTTAGTGAAAACACTCCTATAATAAAAACAGAATATCAATCCAAAGACAGCGCTATTCATGATAGTGTCAATATGCTGGTTTTAGGTTTGGATGACGAGGAATTAAGGTCAGATGTTATTGCGTTAATTAATTTTAATCCGGAAAAGAAAAATATAAATATTTTGTCGATAGCCAGGGATACAAGAGTTAAAACTAAAGGAAAATACGGAAAAATTAATGCTCTAATATCAAAAGGAGGAGAAGAACTTGTTATCAGTGAGGTTGAAAAAATTACCGGCCTAAAGGTTGATTACTATGTAACTTTAAATTTTAAGGGATTCAGAGAGATAGTTGATGTCATGGGAGGCGTGGAAATTGATGTGCCGATGGATATGAAATATGATGATCCTGTGCAGAATCTTCATATTCATTTAAAAAAAGGAAAACAGATTCTCGATGGAGAAAAGGCAGAACAATTTGTTAGATACAGGAAGGGGAATCGCAAAGGAGAAGGCTATGAGGATGGAGATTTGGGCAGAATTGAGGCACAGCAATTGTTTTTTAAAGAATTTATAAAGCAAAAATTTAAGGCAAAATATATTCTAAAAGCAGGAAGCATATTTTCGATTCTGAACGAGAATATGAAAACAAATGTTAAAATAAGTGATATTGATTTTTTTGTCAGACAATTTAAAAATATAAAAATTAATGAAATCAATACTTTTACCCTTCCCGGAGAATCAGTGTATAAAAATGGTGTTTGGTATTATATATATAATGAAAAGAAGACCAATGAGTTAATTAAGAATAATTTCCGCTAG
- a CDS encoding uracil-DNA glycosylase, producing the protein MSKSEQLNILYNRYGKQFEGKEIVVGDGNPDSSLLLIGEAPGKDEVAQKRPFVGMAGKNLAQFLEILGFSREEIYITNAIKHRLSKINPDTGRVSNRPATKEEIEQNREYLIEEIAIIEPKYIVTLGNVPLRSVLGDYKASIGEFHGRLNKVVVLNKEYKLYPLYHPASIIYNAALKEIYIKDLQNLREIIVSTESKT; encoded by the coding sequence ATGTCAAAATCAGAGCAGTTGAATATATTGTATAACAGATATGGGAAGCAATTTGAGGGTAAAGAAATTGTTGTAGGGGATGGAAATCCTGATTCGTCACTGCTGTTAATAGGCGAAGCACCGGGGAAGGACGAAGTGGCGCAGAAAAGGCCCTTTGTGGGAATGGCCGGCAAGAATTTGGCACAATTTCTCGAAATATTAGGTTTTAGCAGGGAAGAAATTTATATAACAAATGCTATAAAGCATAGACTGTCAAAAATAAATCCCGATACAGGAAGAGTATCTAACAGGCCTGCGACGAAGGAAGAGATTGAGCAGAACCGTGAATACCTTATTGAAGAGATAGCTATAATTGAACCGAAATATATTGTTACTCTCGGTAATGTGCCGTTAAGGTCTGTCCTTGGAGATTATAAAGCTTCGATTGGAGAGTTTCATGGAAGACTTAATAAAGTTGTTGTACTGAACAAGGAATATAAATTGTATCCTTTGTATCATCCGGCAAGTATTATATATAATGCGGCATTAAAAGAGATATATATAAAAGATTTGCAAAATTTAAGAGAAATTATTGTATCGACAGAGAGTAAAACGTAG
- the queD gene encoding 6-carboxytetrahydropterin synthase QueD: protein MKISKVSITKVFTFDSAHSLIDYPGKCKNIHGHTYKLEVTLKGMPDKNGLVIDFHDLNDLVENEILAQIDHKYLNDILDFNPTCEMLGLWIWDQIAKKIKDMECSLEKLVLWETPTSYITIDAKDMKE, encoded by the coding sequence ATGAAAATATCGAAAGTAAGTATAACCAAGGTGTTTACATTTGATAGTGCCCACAGTTTGATTGATTATCCGGGAAAATGCAAAAATATTCACGGTCATACCTATAAACTTGAAGTTACTTTGAAGGGTATGCCGGATAAGAATGGATTGGTTATTGATTTTCATGATTTAAATGATCTTGTGGAAAATGAAATACTTGCCCAAATTGACCATAAATATCTCAATGATATTCTGGATTTTAATCCCACTTGTGAGATGCTTGGTTTGTGGATTTGGGATCAGATTGCAAAGAAAATAAAAGATATGGAATGTAGTTTAGAGAAATTGGTACTTTGGGAGACACCCACAAGCTATATAACAATAGATGCAAAGGATATGAAAGAATAA
- a CDS encoding radical SAM protein — protein sequence MLVNEIFLSIQGESLSTGFPTVFVRFTGCNLRCSYCDTTYAYEEGESMSPSEIFERIKALDYKRVCITGGEPLLQKDLKELLELLRGYTVTIETNGAVSIENVKLGEGHTWVMDMKTPSSGCSEKMVLDNLKFLRDEDEIKFVIGDRKDYEWAKEIIRNHYTKGTISFSPVYGKMDYEELVNWILSDRLEVRFQIQLHKVIWGADRTGV from the coding sequence ATGTTGGTAAATGAAATTTTTCTAAGTATTCAGGGAGAAAGCTTATCAACTGGTTTTCCGACGGTTTTTGTACGTTTTACAGGCTGTAATCTGAGGTGCTCTTATTGTGATACCACATATGCTTATGAAGAAGGAGAGTCAATGTCCCCTTCGGAAATATTCGAACGAATTAAAGCGCTTGACTATAAGCGTGTGTGCATTACTGGAGGAGAACCTCTGCTGCAGAAAGATTTAAAAGAATTGTTGGAGCTCTTAAGAGGTTATACTGTCACAATTGAGACAAACGGTGCTGTTTCTATAGAAAACGTGAAATTGGGAGAAGGCCATACTTGGGTTATGGATATGAAAACACCGTCTTCAGGATGTTCTGAAAAAATGGTGTTGGACAATTTGAAGTTTTTGAGGGATGAAGATGAAATAAAATTTGTAATCGGTGACAGGAAAGACTATGAGTGGGCTAAAGAAATAATAAGAAACCATTATACAAAAGGTACCATATCCTTTTCCCCTGTATATGGGAAAATGGATTATGAAGAACTGGTGAACTGGATATTGTCTGACAGATTGGAGGTCAGATTTCAGATACAACTGCATAAGGTGATATGGGGTGCTGATAGAACAGGAGTATAA
- a CDS encoding uracil-DNA glycosylase, with translation MLNWDELTKACTECYNCDLGKRRTNIVIGRGNREADLMFIGEGPGEQEDLSGLPFVGPAGKLLDTLLKAQMIKEDQYYIANIVKCRPPGNRVPTDEEAEKCLPFLRNQVYLVKPKIIVCLGATAMKYVIDRNARITQIRGQWIERKGYWIMPTFHPAALLRDESKKVLMWEDMKKVKQRMDYLCQNQSS, from the coding sequence ATGTTAAATTGGGACGAACTTACTAAAGCTTGTACAGAATGTTACAATTGTGATTTGGGCAAAAGAAGAACGAATATAGTAATTGGTCGGGGTAACAGAGAAGCCGATTTAATGTTTATAGGTGAAGGCCCCGGTGAGCAGGAGGACCTGTCCGGATTGCCTTTTGTGGGACCGGCCGGTAAACTTCTGGATACTTTATTAAAGGCTCAGATGATAAAAGAAGATCAGTACTATATAGCAAATATAGTTAAGTGCCGACCTCCGGGGAATCGGGTACCTACCGATGAGGAGGCTGAAAAGTGCCTGCCCTTTCTGAGAAATCAGGTTTATCTAGTTAAGCCCAAGATAATTGTGTGTTTGGGTGCTACTGCTATGAAATATGTAATAGATAGAAATGCAAGAATAACTCAAATCCGGGGACAGTGGATTGAAAGAAAAGGATATTGGATTATGCCGACTTTTCATCCGGCAGCACTTTTAAGAGATGAGTCTAAAAAGGTGTTAATGTGGGAGGACATGAAAAAGGTTAAGCAGAGGATGGATTATTTATGTCAAAATCAGAGCAGTTGA